attcaaaaaatttatttaatgataattACCTGCTTTCAGGACAATATTTGCCTCCTGGATACCGTGGAGGACATCCAATTTCATCAGATAAGTCTCTGCAATCTCTATCACCATCGCAACGGAAGTAAGCCGCAATACAATGTCCGGATTTACATTGGAATGTTCCGTTTTTGCACTGGAAGCCACCGCATTCGAGCTCGTCGGAATTATCACCACAATCATCTTCATGATCACATCGCCAACGAGATGAAATACACTTTCCATTATTGCATTTGAATTCCGATTCAGAACATTCCCTATATTTTCCTTTACATAGTGATTCAACTTCGTCACTTCCGTCTCCACAATCATCGGCAAAATCACACAACCATTGTTTGGGAACGCATCTGTTATTGTTACATTGGAAATCTGTTTCAGTGCTACATTTGGGACAATTTTGAGGCAATTCATCTGACCTGTCTCTACAATCATCTTTTCCATCGCAGAACAACCATTTCGGTATACATCTGTAATTGGATTGGCCTGGGCATCGTTGCCAACCGGTGGTGCAATTTCTTTGCCTACACATGTAAGCAGGTTCATCAGAATCATCACCACAGTCATTATCAAAATCACACATCCACAAACGTGGTATACATTTGCCATTTTTACAACTGAATTCGGTTTCTGGATCACAAGGTCTGTTATGACACATTTGAGGATCTTCATCACTGCCATCTTTACAATCAGCATCACCATCACACCTCCAGCTATCAAGAATACACCTTCCACTTGCCTTGCATTTGAATTCCAGAACGGGACACTCGTGTTGACATTGCTGTTCATCAGAGCCATCGCCACAATCGTCGGTTCCATCGCAAATTTGAGCAGATGCAGTGCAGTTAGTGTTCTGGCATTGGAACGTTCCAGAACGACAATGTCTCACCGGACAAGTCTCAGGTTCGTCAGACCCATCTTTACAATCCTTTTCACCATCACATTTCCAGAACCAAGGTATACATTTCTCATCACTTCCACCACACCTGTGTTGACCTGATGTACAATTTGCGATGCACGTTTTCATATCCCTTGCTAAATAGAATTGATTAGGGCAAGCACATTTATAAGTAGTCGCGCCTTCTTCTCCATAtccttcaatatttaaatagctGGATTCAATAGGAGGTGCAATGAGGCACAAATGCGAACATCCACCATTATTCGTACCACAAGGGTTAGGATATGGAAGTTGTCTTAAGGGATGACTGATATGAATATCATACGGCCTATGAGTAGTATTTCGAAGAGTTTGCATATTTTTACCGGTGTATTTGTTCGCTCTGCTGATAGCTTTACGATTCCAATCAGTCCAATATAGTTCATCGTCAAACAATGTTAGCGCAAAGACGTGTGGAACACTTGAACCTGATAGCACTACATGTCTATGTCTTCCTTCTAAATCAGCTGATGCGATGTAGTCCAAATGAGCATCAGCCCAATATATCCTATCAGTGAAATAATCAATAGTAAGTGCATTTGGCCAGGCAATGTCATCCTCCCATGTTAAAATTCTAGTAAAGTTCGAGCCGTCCATTCCCATTTTGGCAATGTATGCTTGCAAGTGCCACGATGTGAAGTAAAGATACCCGGTACCGGGATGAACAACCAAAGCTCTAGGATCGGCTATAGCTGTTTTGAGCGTTTTTCGTTTTGTACCGTCAAGTTCAGCTACGTCTAAATTCTTTGAATGCCTATCAAGCCAATATAGTTTTCTTCCAATCCAGTCTATGGCTATTCCTTCCAAACCGTGAGAATCGTGTCTTATAACTGGTTCTCTTTCCACTGTTGGCGATAAATAATCAGTACGATAAATCGTTTTTGCAGTTACATCACAGAAGTACATTTTGTGATCTTTGGCATCAAAATCTAGTGCAACAACATTCATCAAATCTTGATGCATCAGATTGTATACTTTGGCATCAATGGACATATTTCGAACGTAATACTTATTGGTGAAAATGAGCCAAGGTTTGGTACCATCGATTCGTTTGCAAGTATGTTCGTCAGCTTgtctttcataatatttttcattacatttacAATAATAGCCTCCAGGAGTATTGGAACAGTATTGTGAACAAACCCCTGGTGTTTCTAAACATTCGTCTATATCAGCGCATGCTTTTCCATCGGAGAGCAATTTATAGCCTTGATTGCAGTCACAGTAATAACTCGTCAAAGTATCAACGCATTTGTGACCGCATTGATGTATTTCAACTTTGGCACATTCATCCACATTGCAATGGAAAGGTTCATCAGACTCATCAGAACAATCTGCCACTTTGTTACAAACAAGGTGATAATCTATACATTGACCATTAGTGCATTGGAATTGACCCTTCGAACAAGTGTCGTTATCCTTCTTACAATCAACTTCATCTGAACGGTCGCCGCAATCATCTTCTCCATCACATCGATACTGATTCCTAATACATTTAAAGTTCTGACAAGTGAATTCGTTAGTGGAACATGTCTTGTATCGTGAATTGCACTGCTTGCCTTCATCTGAACCATCTCCACAATCGTTATCGTGATCACACAGCCAACCTTTATTAATACATCTTCCATTGGTGCACGTAAATTGATCTGCTTGACAAGGCTGCGGCGTGGTGCAGTGGTGCAATGTAGCATTTTCATCAGCACCATCCACGCAATCTGGATCACCGTCGCATAGCCATTTCTTAGGTATACATTGTGCTCGTCCCCAAGCCCTATTTTCATCGCATGTAAATTCAGTTTCAGCGTCACATTTCCGTTCATTACATTGATGTCTATCGTCTTCATCACTATTATCCAAACAGTCATTATCGCCATCACAAATGTAAATCCTAGGAATACAATTTCCATTATCACAGGTGAAGAGGTCTCCAAAGCAGGTTCTTCCTTCAGATTGACAGTATTCTGGTGGTTCATCGGTGCCGTCGCCACAATCGTCATCTCCATCACAGTACCAAGTTGCAGGAATGCATCTATGATTAGGACATCTAAAACTATTTTGCGGGCATGTTCTTTGAGCACAATGCAGAGGATCTTCATCAGAATTATCTCCACAGTCATTGTCACCATCACACAACCAGTAAGGTTCGACACAAATGTTAGTTTTTTCACATTTCAGATGATTAGCTGGACAAGTTGTATTTCGTGGACACCGCTCGTGGGTTTCATCTGATGTAACATTATCTTTACAATCGTTAACGCCATTACATACAGAGGTCATTGCTATGCATCGGTGATTTGCACAAGTGAATTCTTTGTCTGCGCATGGCGAATAGACGCAATTTTCTTCATCAGATCCATCCTTACAATCGTTTTCATGATCACATTTCCAAGACTTAAATATACACCTTCCATTTGCACATCTAAATTCGTTGGTTGAACAAGAGTGGAAAGTGCAATAATTGGCATCTTCGTCAGAGTTGTCTCCGCAATCGTCATCTCCATCACAAGCCCACATACGACTAATGCATTTGGAATTTGCACAGTAGAACTTGCTAGCATCGCAACTCAAATTTCTAGCAACACACATTCTTCCTTCATTGACGAGTTTCGTATTATCATCGCATCGACATTCTGCTGTACCGTTAACTCCAGGATGACAGCTTTGGGCACAGCCACCATTATTTTGCCTACAGGGATTAGCTTGGCAAAGTTGTCTCGATGTGCTGTACACATGAATATCACGAGGAGAGTCTTCTAAACGTTTTACCATTTCAACCATATTCGCACCAGTATGCTTTTCAGCTCTGTAAACCCCTCTCAGTTGAAGATCAGtccaatatatataatttctaaatacGGTTATTGCGAATGGATAAATCGTTGCTGAAATCAAAACTTCACGTCCTTTTCCATCTAACCgtgatctttcaattttctctCTCACGGCATCTGTCCAATAAAGCATTGACTCTTCATAGTCAATTGTTAGTCCACTTGGTTGAGAAAGATCTTTGTCAATGATTGCTTTCTTCATCGATCCTGCCAttgttgttttaaatatttttccggATGTACCGAAACGTCCCCAATCGGTGTAATACAAAGTTCCATTGCAAGGATCTAAAACAATTGCTCTGGGACGCTCCACTCGTGCAATCATAACCAATTCTGAACCATCTAAATTCATCGCATAGATAGAATTGTTGGAACTGTCAGTCCAATATACTTTCTTTTGTGTCCAATCATAAGCTATTCCTTCAGGATTTATacctttattaataatatttttaatatcaccaCCATCGGGAGAATTAGCAGACATCCAACCGATTCTTGCCCAAGGTCGTATTTgggtgaaaaataatttattatcggcaaaatcaaaatcaattccaACCACATTAGTCAAATTTCCAACAGGTTTGAATGGAATTCCAGTAGACCTTGGATCCAAATTAATACCTCGGATTTCGGTACGAGTGGAGAAAACAAGGAACTCATTTACAGTTTCACATTTCTTTGGATCGGTAGCAGATATATGACCAGTGGAACAATCACATTTGTGTGTTAGTCTGCTGACAGTATAGTCTATAGGGAAGCTGAAACAGAGTTGATCACAACCACCGTTACCTAATTTGCGACAAGGATTATTTTCATCGGGAGGCTGATTAGTTACATCGAATATAGCGATGTCTCTAAGTTTTTGTAGATTAGTTCTGAGTTTTTCTGGTAAGGTTGTATTCCCTGGTAGCTTTGATGCTTTATAAACCGTTTGTAGATTCCTGTCTACCCAATAAACACTTCCCATATGAACAGCAATACCCATTGGATTTGGAAGGTTCCTTCTTATAATTTGACGATTTCCACCGCTGTAAGATATTTTTTGAATCGTATCGAGTTTTGAATCAACCCAATAAACATCATGTGTTAACATATCTACAGTCAAATCTCTGGGATTCGATATACCGGACGTTACAACAGGCGTCCAACCTGATCCATCCAAGTACGATTTACCAATCCTTGGATACTGGCCATAATCAATCCAGTATAATAACCGTTTTAAAGGATTGACTGCCATTTCTCTCGGTGAGTCAGTTGTTGTTTTCACTAAAATTTTTCGATTGGAACCATCTAGCCAACAGATTTCAACATAATTTTCATGGGGGAAGACGTTAGTGAAATACAAATTTCCTGACACCCAATCAATAGTAAGGCCTCTAATTCCATTACTGCCAATACCGTCTTTGATTATATGTTGCAATTCTGTTCCGTTTGGTCGTATTCTGAATATTCCATTCCATTGGCCTCTGTTAAATTCAACCCAATAGAtccaattttcaatgaaatgaaCATCTACGTGTAAAATATGATGGCCTTGTCCTGTTATAGGTAGCATTGCTTCTGCACTATCTTTCAAACTATACCCTCTTGTCATATCAAGTTGGGAAACGACTGCAAATGATTTGTATGGTATACAATTTACATCATTTTCCTTTTTATAACCAATAGAACATGCGCAAACTCGAGTTCCAGCATCACTAGGAATACATATTTGTTCACAGCCTCCGTTTGCTAGCAAGCACGGATGCAATATCATACGTTTTTGGAATATAATCATTGATTTCAAATCACTTTCATTGTCAATAATGATTTTTGGATTATCACCACTTGGCAAATCGACTCTAATGATCTTTTCATATGTTGGATCAAGAACGTATAACCTAGAATCAAGAACTGCCAAAGACTTGGGACGTCCAATATCATTTCCTTCGGTCAAAATTGTTCTTCTATTCAATCCCTCAGTTGTAACCACAATTACTTCAGCTGGATATTGTGTGctgaaatatattaatttcttttcaatGTCGATTGTTATTGCTTCAGGTCTTTCTATGTCATTAACCAAAACAATAGGTTTAGTGCCATCCATATTGACTTTTCCAATTTTTGCAGGTACTCCGAATCCACCTTCATCCACCCAGTAaagttttctaaaaaaatattatatattaacatatacatattttaacatgtatttatataaaatcgggtatttataacataataataattacccCTCAGTAGGATCTAAACAAATTCCTCTAGGTCGAGAAACAGATGTATTATTTCCATCATTTGCTAATATGATACTTCGATGTTTAACTTTTCCATCAACTCTAACTACTTCTATATTACTTGCAATTCTATTTCCTAAATAAAGATTTCTTCCGAGCCAGTCGAATGCAATTGTAGATGGGGCACCCACTATACCAGTGTCCGATCCGAAAAATTCCGTTTTATTTCCACCTTCATATGGTGTCGAGAAAAGAGTGCAATTCTCATTATCGTCACCGTCTCCTGAGGTTGCTTGTAACCAGAACAATTGGTGTGCGTGTCTATCATAATCGAGTTGTGCTCCGCCTTGAAGTCCAACGACGGGAGCAAGTAAACCTGCTTTTCCAGTTCCATCCAACGATACATCAACTATTTGCGAACCCCGCAGTACCATCAGATATGCTGTCTCTTCtacgataaaattaattgtattttttgttattaatattcaaataatatgaTAAGCAaagttagaaaaataaaaaattaaattaccttCAGTACAATGTCCATTTGTTTGCAATCGATAACCAGGTCTACAAATACAAGTATATCCAGGGTTAGAACTTGGACTCAATAAACATAAATGTTGACATGTAGTTTTAGTACAAGGTGATGTGTACAAAGGTTGCAACGACGGATGATGAACATGAATCGAAAGCGGTTGCGATATTAAATGTGAAACAACAGTTTGATTATGCCCTTTGAATTTATGAGCAGATAAAACTCTATTCAATTGTCTATCAGTCCAATATAATGTTTCTTCAAAAAGAGTAAGGGAATGTGGATGAAGTAAATAATGACTTCCAGCCAAAACTTGCTGTCGTCCAGTTCCATTATAattgcaaaaatctataaaatctaGCTTCGAGTCAGCGAAATACACTCTTTGGGTCGCTGTATCTAATGTCAAGCCATTGGGCCAATATATTTTCGTGTTTATGATGGTTGATCTTTGTGTGCCGTCCATACCAACTCTTTCGATTCTAGGATTTTCTCCCCAGTCGGTCCAGAATAGCCATCTTGTATTGGGAGCAGGATCTAAGCACATTCCTCTAGGCTGCGTGATGTTTCCACTTAAAAGCGTAGTTCTAACAGAACCATCTTCCTTACTTACTTCAATGGTATTCAGTTTACTATCGAGCCAATACAAGTTACCACCGATCCAATCATATGCTAAACCTTCTACAAGATCTAAACCTGTTGAAACCACCACTTGTGGTTCGCTACCACGATCCAAtcgggatatttttttaagtttcataTCTGACCAGAATATTGTTCCGGAATGCATATTTGAAGCCGTAGCTACAACATTTTCGACAATTATTGGAACTCTCTCTAAACCTTGTTCTTTGAGGTCGGCAACAAGAATTGAATGCCTGTTTGAAATAATTAAGAATGCAGACGAATGGTTGAGCGCTTTACAATTGTGTTTGTCTGGAGCTAAAATATAACCATCCATGCAT
This genomic interval from Arctopsyche grandis isolate Sample6627 chromosome 8, ASM5162203v2, whole genome shotgun sequence contains the following:
- the mgl gene encoding low-density lipoprotein receptor-related protein megalin — its product is MAGQGALALPTSRLHSRLHSRLQPQRQKPTAATVRVAVVVAIAAAVALLGDCVSCTSTTPAATSSSTPAADPRPLAGDTICPAGMFKCPEGKCIPALWVCNYQKDCDRGEDEFQSCPPPECEPGQLTCGQYVWNKTYCIPPHHRCDMTVDCVDGTDEADCTYRKCQPDDFRCGPSSGASGVGVGEACIPRSKRCDGYTDCRTGRDEDGCPGVACNLDQFRCEGGLRCIEATQKCDHKNDCGDNSDETGCNFPPCHIGQFRCANALCIPATFHCDGYHDCSDGSDEANCTAIACPDNKFLCPKGGSGGVPRCIAKVQLCDGKRDCEDGTDEETACSTASCPSLGCEYKCIASLNGGACSCPSGSIVSPDNRTCVDRDECSEWGFCDQLCTNTDGGYKCSCAQGYVLTGGAKCLTPPESTPQLFFAHERAVVSMDTHGRAVKLVANSTGAAGLDFHYKKNLLFWSDTKTRKVHTQSLDSPSGIPSYADNDITIPGTWSPVALAVDWVGDKLYVADAVGQKIDVFELDGRRHAIVLGSNLTNPSDLALDPTLGYMFVADSSQVLRANMDGTHAKSIVSEAAYKASGITVDIIAKRIFWCDSLLDYIETVNYEGQHRFLILRGQPVPSPSRLALFENRIFWSDGTKQGIMSVDKFEGANSIQSIFKLKDIRDPKAVKVIHGLKQLHANNPCGNNNGGCAQMCIVTAIQGAGLGYRCACNIGWRLESDLRNCALVKEFLMYSQQRFIKGKVLNPVIEGFSDAILPVVSRRARFVGLDFDARDEHIYYSDVLQDVIYRVHRNGTSREIVLASQNEGVEGLAVDWASKNLYYIDSRKGTLNVLSTQNVTYRRTLLKNLKRPRAIVVHPNKGFIFFSEWDRPANISRANSDGSGLIVFKNVTLGWPNGLSIDFDADRVYWCDALLDHVQHANLDGTDVRTVNSRLIRHPFSIVIYKEFMYITDWRLDAIIRLHKLTGEQEETMVREPQTNRLYGVKVFSDDIQKIDRLQPCSINNGNCEKLCFAVPLNNTQVLTAKCGCPYGEKLSDDELHCIADPNTEPPVQACPNSWDFTCNNQRCIPKSWVCDGDDDCLDNSDEEQNCTKPTCGSNEFQCKTSRCIPMNFKCDSENDCGDFSDETGCVNVTCGASQFQCENGRCVPNTWKCDSENDCGDGSDEGDFCAEKTCAYFQFTCPRTGHCIPQSWVCDGDDDCFDKHDELDCPPITCLANQFKCADLRQCIQETYKCDGIPDCNDGSDELGCPSIAPDQCDTEKQFQCQASGICIPRSWHCDGTPDCDDHSDEPTSCGQIDCAPNFYKCNNSNCVFKAYICDGKDDCGDNSDESHIHACVPPPFRCETGQWACPGVANRCVNYTQICDKTLDCPNGADEGVGCDLAECKHQGGLCSNSCIQTPTGALCLCPTGEELQSDGYTCMDIDECTPAGLCSQSCTNTKGSYHCGCMDGYILAPDKHNCKALNHSSAFLIISNRHSILVADLKEQGLERVPIIVENVVATASNMHSGTIFWSDMKLKKISRLDRGSEPQVVVSTGLDLVEGLAYDWIGGNLYWLDSKLNTIEVSKEDGSVRTTLLSGNITQPRGMCLDPAPNTRWLFWTDWGENPRIERVGMDGTQRSTIINTKIYWPNGLTLDTATQRVYFADSKLDFIDFCNYNGTGRQQVLAGSHYLLHPHSLTLFEETLYWTDRQLNRVLSAHKFKGHNQTVVSHLISQPLSIHVHHPSLQPLYTSPCTKTTCQHLCLLSPSSNPGYTCICRPGYRLQTNGHCTEEETAYLMVLRGSQIVDVSLDGTGKAGLLAPVVGLQGGAQLDYDRHAHQLFWLQATSGDGDDNENCTLFSTPYEGGNKTEFFGSDTGIVGAPSTIAFDWLGRNLYLGNRIASNIEVVRVDGKVKHRSIILANDGNNTSVSRPRGICLDPTEGKLYWVDEGGFGVPAKIGKVNMDGTKPIVLVNDIERPEAITIDIEKKLIYFSTQYPAEVIVVTTEGLNRRTILTEGNDIGRPKSLAVLDSRLYVLDPTYEKIIRVDLPSGDNPKIIIDNESDLKSMIIFQKRMILHPCLLANGGCEQICIPSDAGTRVCACSIGYKKENDVNCIPYKSFAVVSQLDMTRGYSLKDSAEAMLPITGQGHHILHVDVHFIENWIYWVEFNRGQWNGIFRIRPNGTELQHIIKDGIGSNGIRGLTIDWVSGNLYFTNVFPHENYVEICWLDGSNRKILVKTTTDSPREMAVNPLKRLLYWIDYGQYPRIGKSYLDGSGWTPVVTSGISNPRDLTVDMLTHDVYWVDSKLDTIQKISYSGGNRQIIRRNLPNPMGIAVHMGSVYWVDRNLQTVYKASKLPGNTTLPEKLRTNLQKLRDIAIFDVTNQPPDENNPCRKLGNGGCDQLCFSFPIDYTVSRLTHKCDCSTGHISATDPKKCETVNEFLVFSTRTEIRGINLDPRSTGIPFKPVGNLTNVVGIDFDFADNKLFFTQIRPWARIGWMSANSPDGGDIKNIINKGINPEGIAYDWTQKKVYWTDSSNNSIYAMNLDGSELVMIARVERPRAIVLDPCNGTLYYTDWGRFGTSGKIFKTTMAGSMKKAIIDKDLSQPSGLTIDYEESMLYWTDAVREKIERSRLDGKGREVLISATIYPFAITVFRNYIYWTDLQLRGVYRAEKHTGANMVEMVKRLEDSPRDIHVYSTSRQLCQANPCRQNNGGCAQSCHPGVNGTAECRCDDNTKLVNEGRMCVARNLSCDASKFYCANSKCISRMWACDGDDDCGDNSDEDANYCTFHSCSTNEFRCANGRCIFKSWKCDHENDCKDGSDEENCVYSPCADKEFTCANHRCIAMTSVCNGVNDCKDNVTSDETHERCPRNTTCPANHLKCEKTNICVEPYWLCDGDNDCGDNSDEDPLHCAQRTCPQNSFRCPNHRCIPATWYCDGDDDCGDGTDEPPEYCQSEGRTCFGDLFTCDNGNCIPRIYICDGDNDCLDNSDEDDRHQCNERKCDAETEFTCDENRAWGRAQCIPKKWLCDGDPDCVDGADENATLHHCTTPQPCQADQFTCTNGRCINKGWLCDHDNDCGDGSDEGKQCNSRYKTCSTNEFTCQNFKCIRNQYRCDGEDDCGDRSDEVDCKKDNDTCSKGQFQCTNGQCIDYHLVCNKVADCSDESDEPFHCNVDECAKVEIHQCGHKCVDTLTSYYCDCNQGYKLLSDGKACADIDECLETPGVCSQYCSNTPGGYYCKCNEKYYERQADEHTCKRIDGTKPWLIFTNKYYVRNMSIDAKVYNLMHQDLMNVVALDFDAKDHKMYFCDVTAKTIYRTDYLSPTVEREPVIRHDSHGLEGIAIDWIGRKLYWLDRHSKNLDVAELDGTKRKTLKTAIADPRALVVHPGTGYLYFTSWHLQAYIAKMGMDGSNFTRILTWEDDIAWPNALTIDYFTDRIYWADAHLDYIASADLEGRHRHVVLSGSSVPHVFALTLFDDELYWTDWNRKAISRANKYTGKNMQTLRNTTHRPYDIHISHPLRQLPYPNPCGTNNGGCSHLCLIAPPIESSYLNIEGYGEEGATTYKCACPNQFYLARDMKTCIANCTSGQHRCGGSDEKCIPWFWKCDGEKDCKDGSDEPETCPVRHCRSGTFQCQNTNCTASAQICDGTDDCGDGSDEQQCQHECPVLEFKCKASGRCILDSWRCDGDADCKDGSDEDPQMCHNRPCDPETEFSCKNGKCIPRLWMCDFDNDCGDDSDEPAYMCRQRNCTTGWQRCPGQSNYRCIPKWLFCDGKDDCRDRSDELPQNCPKCSTETDFQCNNNRCVPKQWLCDFADDCGDGSDEVESLCKGKYRECSESEFKCNNGKCISSRWRCDHEDDCGDNSDELECGGFQCKNGTFQCKSGHCIAAYFRCDGDRDCRDLSDEIGCPPRYPGGKYCPESRFQCTNNLCVSQSDLCDGTDDCGDASDEAPSLCTNFNCDTLRRFQCTNHRCVPRYQVCDGVDNCGDGSDENNMTLCSARTKPCDPFTQYLCANKHCVEKAQVCDYADDCGDSSDELGCHRSKTCGLADKGGCEHHCMNLTDGGYICACYSGYIISAENPKQCKDVNECTTGLHHCSQICHNLNGTYSCDCRPGFRLSDGMSGVCKANDDNVTLLFSNGPEIRAFKIQKNEEIDVINSEKRIEAIDYNPKSEIVFWADSYDKTIKRSYMVDAQNGDVKTGFAQDLNMKGNSKPTALAVDWVADNLYWTETDRTGSKPRGRVMVARTDGRYRRAVVSVGIESPTSLALDPQMGRMFWSDSGSAPKIEVSWMDGSKRRPLITEGIRHPAGLTIDHAMEHAIYWVDTKLNTIEVMKQDGSNRKTILRGDMLKHPISLDVFESTMFWITRDTGELVKHDKFGRGVPVVVAKDLVNPSGVKVYHRLRYNTSLVDPCNRSPCSHLCLLVPGGRRCACPDGAAQAPISHRSTQEVVCDAAAERPRPSPRICPCENGGICSETTEESSALADSGLRCVCPMGISGARCEYGGAQGSGGSDQGGSKATAIVVPIVVMLLVFFGVAAAWFVVRKRPFGKGSGLGSLASSQSVSFRQGSNVEFGGAPFGGAPLPVANPVVEPIDMAYNLERVSGKNRDFSNPMYDAVVQGGNGSGVMGIYEVPSEIAKDKVESAILSPSSTETRAAPGGKQRQLDPTNIDTGKDTQSLVQEDKDC